A stretch of the Denticeps clupeoides chromosome 6, fDenClu1.1, whole genome shotgun sequence genome encodes the following:
- the pafah1b1b gene encoding lissencephaly-1 homolog B, whose translation MVLSQRQRDELNRAIADYLRSNGHEEAYSIFRKEAELDMNEELDKKYAGLLEKKWTSVIRLQKKVMELESKLNEAKEEITLGGPVGQKRDPKEWIPRPPEKYALSGHRSPVTRVIFHPVFSVMVSASEDATIKVWDYEAGDFERTLKGHTDSVQDISFDQTGKLLASCSADMTIKLWDFQGFECIRTMHGHDHNVSSVAIMPNGDHIVSASRDKTMKMWEVATGYCVKTFTGHREWVRMVRPNQDGSLLASCSNDQTVRVWVTASKECKAELREHEHVVECISWAPESAHSTIMEATGAENKKSGKPGPFLLSGSRDKTIKMWDVSTGMCFMTLVGHDNWVRGVLFHPGGQFIVSCADDKTLRIWDVKNKRCTKTLSAHEHFVTSLDFHKSSPYVVTGSVDQTVKVWECR comes from the exons AAATCGAGCGATAGCTGACTATCTTCGTTCCAATGGGCACGAAGAAGCTTATTCCATCTTCAGGAAGGAAGCAGAGTTAGACATG AATGAAGAGCTAGATAAGAAGTATGCTGGGCTTCTGGAAAAGAAATGGACCTCAGTCATTAGACTACAGAAGAAA GTAATGGAGTTGGAGTCAAAACTGAATGAAGCAAAGGAAGAAATCACCTTAGGGGGCCCCGTGGGCCAGAAGAGGGACCCTAAAGAGTGGATCCCTCGTCCCCCAGAGAAGTACGCCCTGAGTGGGCACAGGAGCCCAGTCACTCGGGTCATCTTCCATCCTGTCTTCAGTGTTATGGTGTCAGCGTCAGAGGATGCTACTATAAAG GTATGGGATTATGAGGCAGGTGACTTTGAGCGCACTCTCAAGGGCCACACAGACTCTGTGCAGGACATCTCATTTGACCAGACAGGAAAATTGTTGGCCTCCTGCTCTGCTGACATGACCATCAAGCTCTGGGACTTCCAGGGCTTTGAATGCATCAGGACCATGCATG GCCATGATCACAATGTCTCTTCAGTGGCCATCATGCCCAATGGGGATCACATAGTGTCTGCTTCTAGGGACAAGACCATGAAGATGTGGGAGGTGGCTACTGG GTATTGTGTTAAAACATTTACGGGCCACAGGGAGTGGGTACGCATGGTGCGGCCAAATCAAGATGGCTCACTGCTCGCTAGCTGCTCCAATGACCAGACAGTGAGAGTGTGGGTCACTGCCTCCAAGGAGTGTAAGGCAGAGCTGCGGGAGCATGAGCATGTAGTGGAGTGCATTTCCTGGGCTCCTGAGAGTGCACACAGCACCATAATGGAGGCCACTGGtgcagag aataaaaagaGTGGGAAACCTGGACCTttcttgctttctggctcaagAGACAAAACAATCAAGATGTGGGATGTCAGCACTGGAATGTGCTTCATGACTCTG GTTGGTCATGATAACTGGGTACGCGGGGTGCTCTTCCACCCTGGAGGGCAGTTCATTGTGAGCTGTGCTGATGATAAGACCCTCCGCATTTGGGATGTCAAGAACAAGCGTTGTACCAAGACCCTCAGTGCCCATGAACATTTTGTTACCTCTCTTG ATTTCCACAAGAGTTCTCCCTATGTGGTGACTGGAAGTGTAGACCAGACAGTGAAAGTGTGGGAGTGCCGCTGA